A stretch of the Pelodiscus sinensis isolate JC-2024 chromosome 8, ASM4963464v1, whole genome shotgun sequence genome encodes the following:
- the BUB3 gene encoding mitotic checkpoint protein BUB3 isoform X2, producing MTGSNEFKLNQPPEDGISSVKFSPNTSQFLLVSSWDTSVRLYDVPANTMRLKYQHSGAVLDCAFYDPTHAWSGGLDQQLKMHDLNTDQENLVGAHDAPIRCVEYCPEVNVMVTGSWDQTVKLWDPRTPCNAGTFSQPEKVYTLSVSGDRLIVGTAGRRVLVWDLRNMGYVQQRRESSLKYQTRCIRAFPNKQGYVLSSIEGRVAVEYLDPSPEIQKKKYAFKCHRLKENNIEQIYPVNAISFHNVHNTFATGGSDGFVNIWDPFNKKRLCQFHRYPTSIASLAFSNDGTTLAIASSYMYEMDDIEHPEDGIFIRQVTDAETKPK from the exons ATGACTGGATCAAAcgaatttaaattaaaccaaccGCCCGAAGATGGTATCTCATCTGTAAAGTTTAGTCCTAATACGTCTCAGTTTCTCCTTGTTTCATCTTGGGATACTTCTGTTCGTCTCTATGATGTACCTGCTAACACCATGAGACTCAAGTATCAACATTCAGGAGCTGTGCTTGACTGTGCATTTTAT GATCCTACACATGCCTGGAGTGGAGGATTAGATCAGCAGTTGAAAATGCATGATTTGAACACGGACCAAG AAAACCTAGTTGGCGCTCATGATGCTCCTATCAGATGTGTTGAATATTGTCCAGAGGTGAATGTTATGGTGACTGGAAGTTGGGATCAAACAGTCAAATTGTGGGATCCCAGAACTCCTTGCAATGCAGGAACTTTCTCTCAACCTGAGAAG GTGTACACTCTCTCTGTGTCTGGAGATAGACTTATTGTGGGAACTGCAGGTCGGAGAGTTTTAGTATGGGATTTGCGGAACATGGGTTATGTCCAGCAAAGAAGAGAGTCAAGTCTGAAGTATCAGACCCGTTGCATCAGAGCATTCCCAAACAAACAG ggtTATGTTTTAAGCTCTATTGAAGGCCGTGTTGCAGTAGAATATTTGGATCCAAGTCCTGAAATACAGAAGAAGAAGTATGCATTCAAGTGTCATAGATTAAAGGAGAATAATATTGAGCAGATTTATCCAGTTAATGCCATTTCTTTCCATAATGTCCATAACACATTTGCTACAG GTGGCTCTGATGGATTTGTAAACATTTGGGATCCCTTTAACAAGAAACGACTATGCCAGTTCCACCGGTATCCCACCAGCATAGCATCGCTTGCCTTCAGTAATGATGGAACCACCCTTGCAATAGCATCATCATATATGTATGAAATGGATGACATTGAACATCCTGAAGATGGTATCTTCATTCGCCAAGTGACAGATGCAGAAACAAAACCCAAGTGA
- the BUB3 gene encoding mitotic checkpoint protein BUB3 isoform X1, translating to MTGSNEFKLNQPPEDGISSVKFSPNTSQFLLVSSWDTSVRLYDVPANTMRLKYQHSGAVLDCAFYDPTHAWSGGLDQQLKMHDLNTDQENLVGAHDAPIRCVEYCPEVNVMVTGSWDQTVKLWDPRTPCNAGTFSQPEKVYTLSVSGDRLIVGTAGRRVLVWDLRNMGYVQQRRESSLKYQTRCIRAFPNKQGYVLSSIEGRVAVEYLDPSPEIQKKKYAFKCHRLKENNIEQIYPVNAISFHNVHNTFATGGSDGFVNIWDPFNKKRLCQFHRYPTSIASLAFSNDGTTLAIASSYMYEMDDIEHPEDGIFIRQVTDAETKPKST from the exons ATGACTGGATCAAAcgaatttaaattaaaccaaccGCCCGAAGATGGTATCTCATCTGTAAAGTTTAGTCCTAATACGTCTCAGTTTCTCCTTGTTTCATCTTGGGATACTTCTGTTCGTCTCTATGATGTACCTGCTAACACCATGAGACTCAAGTATCAACATTCAGGAGCTGTGCTTGACTGTGCATTTTAT GATCCTACACATGCCTGGAGTGGAGGATTAGATCAGCAGTTGAAAATGCATGATTTGAACACGGACCAAG AAAACCTAGTTGGCGCTCATGATGCTCCTATCAGATGTGTTGAATATTGTCCAGAGGTGAATGTTATGGTGACTGGAAGTTGGGATCAAACAGTCAAATTGTGGGATCCCAGAACTCCTTGCAATGCAGGAACTTTCTCTCAACCTGAGAAG GTGTACACTCTCTCTGTGTCTGGAGATAGACTTATTGTGGGAACTGCAGGTCGGAGAGTTTTAGTATGGGATTTGCGGAACATGGGTTATGTCCAGCAAAGAAGAGAGTCAAGTCTGAAGTATCAGACCCGTTGCATCAGAGCATTCCCAAACAAACAG ggtTATGTTTTAAGCTCTATTGAAGGCCGTGTTGCAGTAGAATATTTGGATCCAAGTCCTGAAATACAGAAGAAGAAGTATGCATTCAAGTGTCATAGATTAAAGGAGAATAATATTGAGCAGATTTATCCAGTTAATGCCATTTCTTTCCATAATGTCCATAACACATTTGCTACAG GTGGCTCTGATGGATTTGTAAACATTTGGGATCCCTTTAACAAGAAACGACTATGCCAGTTCCACCGGTATCCCACCAGCATAGCATCGCTTGCCTTCAGTAATGATGGAACCACCCTTGCAATAGCATCATCATATATGTATGAAATGGATGACATTGAACATCCTGAAGATGGTATCTTCATTCGCCAAGTGACAGATGCAGAAACAAAACCCAA
- the HMX2 gene encoding homeobox protein HMX2 isoform X2 produces the protein MYFFYLVVNRGFLCIANSSEKDIKSPDTRLLDSEIFCLLRIEVKIRIQTSLNKPLIGAHLQSNCRLLLKKFKRMSNKEDSSKCCPAAAPISSFTIQSILGSGPSEGGREPSSKAATAWPGRKRSLSVSSEEEEPEESWKHHGCFCPESQGPKESCHKHQLISFTCLSTPKGSGGAVTVSTDRTQFLSPSQQDLKEEKEKHFPPNSPSSEDRQRDGGDRQALSAKKKTRTVFSRSQVYQLESTFDMKRYLSSSERACLASSLQLTETQADTVFLRTFALHSPTRHS, from the exons ATGTATTTCTTTTATTTGGTAGTAAATAGAGGCTTTCTGTGTATAGCAAACAGCAGCGAGAAAGATATAAAGTCCCCAGACACCAGATTATTGGATTCAGAAATCTTTTGCCTCTTGAGAATTGAAGTTAAGATTAGAATACAGACCAGTCTGAACAAGCCATTGATCGGTGCCCATCTTCAGAGCAACTGTAGACTGCTATTGAAGAAGTTTAAGAG GATGAGCAACAAAGAAGACTCGAGCAAGTGTTGCCCCGCAGCCGCTCCGATCTCCAGTTTTACCATCCAGTCCATCCTGGGCAGCGGTCCCtcggaagggggcagggagccaagtTCCAAGGCAGCCACCGCCTGGCCGGGCAGGAAGCGAAGTCTGTCGGTGTCCTCCGAGGAAGAGGAGCCGGAGGAGAGCTGGAAACATCACGGCTGCTTCTGTCCTGAGTCGCAGGGCCCCAAAGAATCGTGCCACAAACACCAGCTCATCAGTTTCACGTGTCTCA GCACCCCGAAAGGAAGTGGAGGAGCAGTGACAGTCAGCACAGACAGGACGCAATTCCTCTCCCCATCCCAACAGGACttgaaggaggagaaagagaaacacTTCCCTCCAAACTCCCCGTCTTCAGAGGACAGACAAAGGGACGGAGGGGACCGGCAGGCTCTTTCAGCCAAAAAGAAGACTCGCACTGTTTTCTCCCGGAGCCAAGTGTATCAGCTGGAGTCTACCTTTGACATGAAGCGGTACCTGAGCAGCTCGGAGCGGGCCTGCTTGGCCTCCAGCTTGCAGCTGACGGAGACCCAG GCTGACACCGTGTTTTTACGTACGTTCGCCCTGCATTCTCCCACCAGGCATAGCTGA
- the HMX2 gene encoding homeobox protein HMX2 isoform X1, with the protein MYFFYLVVNRGFLCIANSSEKDIKSPDTRLLDSEIFCLLRIEVKIRIQTSLNKPLIGAHLQSNCRLLLKKFKRMSNKEDSSKCCPAAAPISSFTIQSILGSGPSEGGREPSSKAATAWPGRKRSLSVSSEEEEPEESWKHHGCFCPESQGPKESCHKHQLISFTCLSTPKGSGGAVTVSTDRTQFLSPSQQDLKEEKEKHFPPNSPSSEDRQRDGGDRQALSAKKKTRTVFSRSQVYQLESTFDMKRYLSSSERACLASSLQLTETQVKTWFQNRRNKWKRQLSAELEAANMAHASAQTLVGMPLVFRDNSLLRVPVPRSIAFPAPLYYPGSNLSALPLYNLYNKIDY; encoded by the exons ATGTATTTCTTTTATTTGGTAGTAAATAGAGGCTTTCTGTGTATAGCAAACAGCAGCGAGAAAGATATAAAGTCCCCAGACACCAGATTATTGGATTCAGAAATCTTTTGCCTCTTGAGAATTGAAGTTAAGATTAGAATACAGACCAGTCTGAACAAGCCATTGATCGGTGCCCATCTTCAGAGCAACTGTAGACTGCTATTGAAGAAGTTTAAGAG GATGAGCAACAAAGAAGACTCGAGCAAGTGTTGCCCCGCAGCCGCTCCGATCTCCAGTTTTACCATCCAGTCCATCCTGGGCAGCGGTCCCtcggaagggggcagggagccaagtTCCAAGGCAGCCACCGCCTGGCCGGGCAGGAAGCGAAGTCTGTCGGTGTCCTCCGAGGAAGAGGAGCCGGAGGAGAGCTGGAAACATCACGGCTGCTTCTGTCCTGAGTCGCAGGGCCCCAAAGAATCGTGCCACAAACACCAGCTCATCAGTTTCACGTGTCTCA GCACCCCGAAAGGAAGTGGAGGAGCAGTGACAGTCAGCACAGACAGGACGCAATTCCTCTCCCCATCCCAACAGGACttgaaggaggagaaagagaaacacTTCCCTCCAAACTCCCCGTCTTCAGAGGACAGACAAAGGGACGGAGGGGACCGGCAGGCTCTTTCAGCCAAAAAGAAGACTCGCACTGTTTTCTCCCGGAGCCAAGTGTATCAGCTGGAGTCTACCTTTGACATGAAGCGGTACCTGAGCAGCTCGGAGCGGGCCTGCTTGGCCTCCAGCTTGCAGCTGACGGAGACCCAGGTGAAAACCTGGTTCCAGAACCGCAGGAACAAATGGAAAAGGCAACTCTCGGCAGAACTGGAGGCGGCCAACATGGCTCATGCCTCAGCTCAGACATTAGTGGGGATGCCCCTGGTTTTCAGAGACAATTCCCTTCTGAGAGTGCCAGTGCCCAGGTCTATCGCCTTCCCAGCCCCTTTATACTACCCAGGCAGCAACCTGTCAGCCTTACCTCTTTATAACCTCTACAACAAAATCGACTACTGA
- the HMX3 gene encoding homeobox protein HMX3: protein MPETGQEPPSSQPPPPPKESPFSIKNLLNGDHPKAPPKQPRALFAPAAKGALDGAGFALSQVGELAFPRFEIPAQRFALQAHYLERSPTSWWYPYTLSAAGAHLPRPEAAEKSLLRDSSPASGTDRDSPDPLLKAEPDRKELDSKSPDEIILEESDSEEGKKEEAREDWKAREDSPEKKPCRKKKTRTVFSRSQVFQLESTFDMKRYLSSSERAGLAASLHLTETQVKIWFQNRRNKWKRQLAAELEAANLSHAAAQRIVRVPILYHENSTAENGTSAANVPVSQPLLTFPHPVYYSHPVVTSVPLLRPV, encoded by the exons ATGCCTGAGACCGGAcaggagccccccagcagccagccgccgccgccgcccaagGAGTCGCCTTTCTCCATCAAGAACCTGCTCAACGGCGACCACCCCAAGGCGCCCCCCAAGCAGCCCCGAGCGCTCTTCGCCCCGGCCGCCAAGGGGGCTCTGGATGGAGCCGGCTTTGCCCTCTCCCAGGTGGGCGAGCTCGCCTTCCCCCGCTTTGAGATCCCGGCGCAGCGCTTTGCCCTGCAGGCGCACTACTTGGAGCGGTCTCCCACCTCCTGGTGGTACCCCTACACCCTGAGCGCCGCGGGAGCCCACCTGCCCAGGCCGGAAG CGGCAGAGAAATCTCTTCTGCGAGACTCCTCCCCGGCCTCGGGCACTGACAGAGACTCCCCAGACCCCCTGCTCAAGGCCGAGCCGGACCGCAAGGAGCTGGACTCCAAAAGCCCCGACGAGATCATTCTGGAGGAGAGTGACtcggaggaggggaagaaggaggaggccCGGGAGGACTGGAAAGCCCGAGAGGACAGCCCGGAGAAGAAGCCCTGCCGGAAGAAGAAGACCCGCACCGTCTTCTCCCGGAGCCAGGTCTTCCAGCTGGAGTCCACCTTTGACATGAAGCGGTACCTGAGCAGCTCGGAGCGGGCCGGGCTGGCCGCCTCTCTGCACCTGACAGAGACCCAGGTCAAGATCTGGTTTCAGAACAGAAGAAACAAGTGGAAAAGGCAGCTGGCCGCAGAGCTAGAGGCTGCCAACCTCAGCCACGCGGCCGCCCAGAGAATAGTGAGGGTGCCTATCCTGTACCACGAGAACTCCACCGCCGAGAACGGCACCTCGGCGGCCAACGTGCCCGTCAGCCAGCCCCTCTTAACATTCCCCCACCCGGTCTACTACTCCCACCCGGTAGTCACATCAGTACCGCTTCTGCGACCCGTCTGA